The following proteins come from a genomic window of bacterium:
- a CDS encoding EamA family transporter: MKTKGYICTLFASISWGTVFVVGRFILSDENVNPVILVFLRCMSACIFLLNILILHPLNIPQQHPPVFL; the protein is encoded by the coding sequence ATGAAAACAAAAGGATATATCTGTACTCTGTTTGCCTCTATCAGCTGGGGAACTGTTTTTGTTGTTGGCAGATTTATATTAAGTGATGAGAATGTCAACCCTGTCATCCTTGTCTTTCTGAGATGTATGTCCGCCTGTATATTCTTATTAAATATTCTGATTTTACATCCCTTAAATATACCACAGCAACATCCTCCAGTATTCTTATGA
- a CDS encoding type II secretion system protein GspG has translation MEQDGKGYKKGMTLIEILVVIAIISVIAAFCLPVYRKAKVRALIVKTQAIINSLEAALSMYSTDFGDYPHYTGEGTTFLVLILQGPVDSPFWKGPYMRFKKEDLDSAGNILDSWKMPLYYRYPQDEYQNIPYLIFSAGPDRKYDTPDDIGNW, from the coding sequence ATGGAACAAGATGGAAAAGGTTATAAAAAAGGTATGACGCTTATAGAGATTCTTGTTGTAATTGCTATTATTTCTGTGATTGCTGCATTTTGTCTTCCTGTCTATCGTAAAGCAAAAGTAAGGGCTCTTATAGTAAAGACACAGGCAATAATAAACTCTCTTGAAGCAGCGCTCTCTATGTATAGCACTGACTTTGGTGATTATCCACATTATACTGGAGAAGGAACAACCTTTCTTGTATTAATTCTACAGGGTCCAGTAGATAGCCCTTTCTGGAAAGGTCCTTATATGAGATTTAAGAAAGAAGACCTTGACAGCGCAGGAAACATACTTGATTCATGGAAGATGCCCCTTTATTATAGATACCCGCAGGATGAATATCAAAATATTCCCTATCTTATCTTTTCTGCTGGTCCGGATAGAAAATATGACACCCCTGATGACATAGGCAACTGGTGA
- the cysS gene encoding cysteine--tRNA ligase produces the protein MIRFYNTLTKRKEEFKPLEEGTVKLYTCGPTVYDLAHIGNFRAYAFEDLLHRYLEYSGYKVIRVMNITDVDDKTIKGAQREGINLREYTDRYISAFLKDMETLRLKKPDYLPRATDHIPEMVSLIKKLLDKGYAYYKDGSIYFSIAKFPSYGTLAGIDISEIKPGARVDVDEYEKEDVRDFALWKEEKEGVFWDTEIGRGRPGWHIECSAMSMKYLGESFDIHTGGVDNIFPHHENEIAQSEAATGKKFVNYWLHWAHLLVNNEKMSKSKGNFYTLRDILNKGYNPVAIRYLLLSTHYRDPLNFTERSLVQAENTIKNYNAFYQALDFCKGDKTNKDIKDAIVKARDGFTGGLDDDLNISLALSEVFNLMKKVNTYITDGSLSLVDALYIKNFLEEIDSILVILDKEKIELTEQEKALVKEREEARRAKNFQKADELREILKTKGIILEDTPYGTRWKRL, from the coding sequence ATGATTAGGTTTTACAATACACTTACAAAGAGAAAGGAAGAGTTTAAACCCCTTGAAGAAGGTACTGTTAAACTCTATACCTGTGGTCCTACGGTTTATGACCTTGCACATATAGGAAACTTCCGTGCCTATGCCTTTGAAGACCTGTTACATAGATATCTTGAATACAGTGGATATAAAGTAATAAGGGTAATGAATATAACCGATGTGGATGATAAGACAATAAAAGGTGCTCAAAGGGAAGGAATAAATCTGAGGGAATACACGGACAGATACATTTCTGCATTTTTAAAAGATATGGAGACACTCCGACTTAAAAAACCGGATTATCTTCCGAGAGCAACAGACCATATCCCTGAGATGGTTTCTCTTATAAAAAAACTTTTAGATAAAGGTTATGCTTATTATAAAGACGGTTCTATATACTTCAGTATAGCAAAATTTCCTTCTTATGGCACACTTGCAGGTATAGATATTTCAGAGATAAAACCCGGCGCAAGGGTGGATGTGGATGAATACGAAAAAGAGGATGTGCGGGACTTTGCTCTGTGGAAGGAGGAAAAGGAAGGGGTATTCTGGGATACAGAGATAGGAAGGGGTCGGCCTGGCTGGCATATAGAGTGTTCTGCTATGAGTATGAAGTATCTGGGAGAGAGTTTTGATATACATACAGGCGGTGTTGATAATATCTTCCCGCACCATGAAAATGAAATTGCACAGAGTGAGGCAGCCACAGGTAAAAAATTCGTAAACTACTGGTTACACTGGGCACATCTTCTTGTAAACAATGAGAAGATGTCAAAATCAAAAGGAAACTTTTATACACTCAGGGATATACTTAATAAAGGGTATAACCCTGTGGCTATAAGGTACCTTCTTCTTTCTACACATTACAGGGACCCGCTGAACTTTACAGAAAGGTCTCTTGTTCAGGCAGAAAACACAATAAAAAACTATAATGCCTTCTATCAGGCACTGGACTTCTGCAAAGGAGATAAAACGAATAAGGATATAAAGGACGCAATAGTTAAAGCAAGAGATGGTTTTACAGGTGGTCTTGATGATGACCTGAATATCTCTCTCGCTCTTTCAGAGGTCTTTAATCTTATGAAGAAGGTCAATACATACATAACAGATGGTTCTCTATCACTGGTAGATGCATTATATATCAAAAATTTTCTTGAAGAGATAGACAGTATCCTTGTAATACTTGATAAAGAGAAGATAGAACTTACAGAACAAGAAAAAGCATTAGTTAAAGAAAGAGAAGAGGCAAGAAGGGCAAAGAATTTCCAGAAGGCAGATGAGTTAAGAGAGATATTGAAAACAAAAGGAATAATATTAGAAGACACCCCCTATGGAACAAGATGGAAAAGGTTATAA
- a CDS encoding dihydropteroate synthase, translated as MIVIGELVNATRKPIREAIEKKDKEYIKKIIIKQIEAGANYIDLNAGTGRGQDIEISDMEWLIDIVNEIGVIPVSIDSSDPAVIKRCLGRIKSTDRMINSINGESKRIENLLPVIKENNTSKVVALTMDDAGIPVNVEKRIEITEKLVMILEEAGIKRENIFVDPLVQPISVDVKNGMMFLESVVRIKEKFPGIKTTCGLSNVSFGLPKRKLLNKYFLAISIAYGLDSAIIDPVDEGMREGINVSETLTGKDEYCMNYIKMCRQSDTIK; from the coding sequence ATGATAGTTATAGGAGAACTTGTAAATGCTACGAGAAAACCAATAAGAGAAGCGATTGAAAAGAAAGATAAAGAGTATATAAAAAAAATTATTATAAAACAGATTGAAGCAGGGGCAAATTATATTGACCTTAATGCAGGTACAGGCAGAGGACAGGATATAGAAATCTCTGATATGGAGTGGCTTATTGATATAGTAAATGAAATAGGAGTAATTCCTGTAAGCATAGATAGTTCAGACCCTGCTGTTATAAAAAGATGTCTCGGTCGCATAAAAAGTACAGATAGAATGATAAACTCTATAAATGGAGAAAGTAAAAGAATAGAGAATCTTCTTCCTGTAATAAAAGAAAACAATACGAGTAAGGTAGTGGCTTTAACAATGGATGATGCTGGTATTCCTGTTAATGTAGAGAAAAGAATAGAGATAACAGAGAAACTGGTAATGATTTTAGAAGAAGCAGGAATAAAGAGAGAAAATATCTTTGTAGACCCTCTTGTTCAGCCCATCAGTGTTGATGTGAAAAACGGTATGATGTTTTTGGAGAGTGTTGTAAGAATAAAAGAAAAATTTCCTGGAATAAAAACAACCTGTGGACTTTCAAATGTTTCTTTTGGATTGCCGAAGAGAAAATTATTGAACAAATATTTTCTTGCAATTTCAATTGCATATGGTCTTGATTCAGCAATCATTGACCCTGTTGATGAAGGGATGAGAGAAGGTATAAATGTATCAGAGACATTGACAGGGAAAGATGAATATTGTATGAATTATATAAAGATGTGCCGTCAGTCCGATACTATAAAATAG
- the dnaJ gene encoding molecular chaperone DnaJ, with amino-acid sequence MEEKRDYYEVLGVNRDASIDEIKKAYRALALKYHPDRNPGNKEAEEKFKEVTEAYEVLSDPEKRKIYDQYGHAGFGPQGFDWTQDFSRVRMDFSDIFGDIFNTFFSDGLGGDWFGGGTSTRQRQHRGSDLEYRMYVTLKEVATGAEKYINVSRYDECPVCKGSGSKAQGEGKKICPQCKGQGRVVKSSGFFTVATTCPKCQGEGEVIGDPCTNCRGTGRVKDMHKILVKIPAGIEHGSSLRLKGQGDVGLYHGTRGDLYITVFIEKDKLFERVHSDIVCEVPITITQAVLGDEIEVPTLTGKVKMKVPPGTQTGTVLRLRNLGLPRISGYGKGDLLVKVKVVIPEKLSRQERQLYQQIKEIESPANYPEIKKFRDNL; translated from the coding sequence ATGGAAGAGAAAAGGGACTATTATGAGGTACTTGGAGTTAACAGGGATGCTTCTATAGATGAAATAAAAAAGGCATACAGAGCACTTGCTTTGAAATACCATCCTGATAGAAATCCTGGTAATAAAGAAGCAGAGGAAAAGTTTAAGGAAGTTACAGAAGCATATGAGGTTTTAAGCGACCCTGAAAAAAGAAAGATATACGACCAGTATGGACATGCTGGATTTGGACCACAGGGATTTGACTGGACACAGGATTTTTCCAGAGTCCGTATGGATTTCTCTGATATATTCGGAGATATATTCAACACATTTTTTTCTGATGGGCTTGGAGGTGACTGGTTTGGTGGAGGAACATCTACGAGACAAAGACAGCACAGGGGTTCTGATTTAGAATACAGGATGTATGTAACATTAAAAGAGGTAGCAACAGGAGCAGAGAAATATATAAATGTTTCAAGATATGATGAATGTCCTGTATGTAAGGGAAGTGGTAGTAAAGCACAGGGAGAAGGAAAGAAAATATGTCCGCAATGTAAGGGACAGGGCAGAGTTGTAAAAAGCAGTGGGTTTTTTACTGTGGCGACAACCTGTCCGAAGTGTCAGGGAGAGGGAGAGGTGATAGGAGATCCCTGTACTAACTGCAGGGGTACAGGCAGGGTAAAAGATATGCATAAAATTCTTGTAAAAATCCCTGCAGGAATTGAACATGGAAGCAGTTTACGTCTTAAAGGACAGGGAGATGTAGGGCTTTACCATGGGACAAGAGGAGACCTTTATATCACAGTATTTATTGAAAAAGATAAACTTTTTGAAAGGGTTCATTCTGATATTGTATGTGAGGTTCCCATAACGATTACACAGGCAGTTCTCGGAGATGAAATAGAAGTTCCTACTCTTACAGGCAAGGTAAAAATGAAAGTACCACCAGGTACACAGACAGGTACAGTTTTAAGGTTAAGAAATCTTGGACTACCAAGGATATCTGGATACGGCAAAGGGGACCTGCTGGTAAAAGTAAAGGTTGTTATTCCTGAAAAACTCTCAAGACAGGAAAGACAACTTTACCAGCAAATTAAAGAGATAGAAAGTCCTGCTAATTATCCTGAAATAAAAAAATTCAGGGACAATCTATAA